In Sulfitobacter sp. W027, a single window of DNA contains:
- a CDS encoding DUF3179 domain-containing protein: MIKLSAIVLSLGLAANSLLADPARWEGEWPETDFSKTTITDWSEIISGGPPKDGIPALDAPAFRTASTETRIGPREPVITVAIDGAQPRAYPIRYLTWHEIVNDTVQGRPIAVTFCPLCNSALVFDRRVAGKVLRFGVSGKLRHSDMVMYDRETQSWWQQAEGRAIVGALTGTELKHLPSWLESWADFTVRHPDGLVMEEPSYNRDYGRNPYRGYDSSPKPFLYDGSQPPHGIAPLERVVRVGDRAWRLNRLAEVGELREAGVTITWRAGQASALDAGQISEGRDVGSIRVRDSAGRDVPHDVMFAFAFDAFWPNGTWMLGR, encoded by the coding sequence ATGATTAAATTGAGCGCCATCGTTCTGAGCCTTGGCCTTGCGGCCAACAGTCTCCTCGCTGATCCCGCCCGCTGGGAGGGGGAATGGCCCGAGACCGATTTTTCCAAAACAACCATCACCGACTGGTCCGAGATCATCTCAGGCGGGCCGCCTAAGGATGGCATACCGGCGCTTGATGCGCCTGCGTTCCGAACTGCATCTACTGAGACCCGCATCGGCCCGCGCGAGCCGGTCATCACCGTTGCGATCGATGGTGCTCAACCGCGCGCCTATCCGATCCGCTATCTGACATGGCATGAGATCGTGAATGATACGGTGCAGGGCCGCCCTATCGCGGTGACCTTCTGCCCGCTGTGCAATTCCGCGCTGGTCTTTGATCGCCGGGTCGCAGGCAAGGTGCTGCGCTTCGGCGTCTCCGGCAAGCTGCGCCATTCCGACATGGTGATGTATGACCGCGAGACGCAAAGCTGGTGGCAGCAGGCAGAGGGCCGCGCCATCGTGGGGGCACTGACCGGGACCGAGCTAAAGCACCTCCCAAGCTGGCTGGAAAGCTGGGCAGATTTCACTGTGCGCCATCCCGACGGGCTGGTGATGGAGGAGCCGTCCTATAACCGAGACTATGGCCGCAACCCTTATCGTGGGTATGATTCGTCGCCCAAACCCTTTCTCTATGACGGATCGCAACCGCCCCACGGCATCGCACCGCTGGAGCGTGTTGTCCGCGTGGGGGACCGGGCATGGCGCCTTAACCGACTGGCCGAGGTAGGCGAGTTGCGGGAGGCCGGGGTGACGATCACATGGCGGGCAGGGCAGGCCTCTGCTCTGGACGCGGGGCAGATCAGTGAGGGACGTGACGTGGGCAGCATCCGCGTGCGCGACAGCGCCGGACGCGATGTGCCGCATGATGTGATGTTTGCCTTCGCCTTCGATGCCTTCTGGCCAAACGGCACGTGGATGCTGGGCCGCTAA
- a CDS encoding peptidylprolyl isomerase codes for MRKLFGTSAVLALLGTAAAATGLEIEVAGEANGTVKIDLLEDVAPEHVARITELAEEGAYDGVVFHRVIDGFMAQTGDVQFGKSGGDTARAGMGGSDKPDLKAEFSDIAYEAGVVGMARSQSPDSANSQFFIMFDEAPFLNGQYTVVGKVTKGQDVVDAIKRGTGGNGAVVGTPDVMQKVSVTE; via the coding sequence ATGCGTAAGCTTTTCGGCACCAGCGCTGTTCTGGCGCTTCTCGGCACGGCGGCTGCGGCCACCGGGCTTGAGATCGAAGTCGCGGGCGAGGCCAATGGCACCGTCAAGATCGACCTGCTGGAAGATGTTGCCCCTGAGCATGTGGCACGCATCACGGAACTGGCCGAAGAAGGCGCCTATGACGGGGTGGTCTTCCACCGCGTGATCGACGGTTTCATGGCCCAGACCGGTGACGTGCAGTTCGGCAAATCCGGCGGCGACACCGCGCGCGCTGGCATGGGCGGCTCTGACAAGCCGGACCTCAAGGCGGAGTTCTCGGACATCGCCTATGAAGCTGGCGTCGTCGGCATGGCCCGCAGCCAGAGCCCGGACAGCGCCAACAGCCAGTTCTTTATCATGTTCGATGAAGCACCTTTTCTTAACGGTCAATATACGGTCGTGGGCAAGGTTACCAAAGGCCAAGACGTGGTCGACGCCATCAAACGTGGCACTGGCGGCAATGGCGCCGTCGTCGGCACGCCGGACGTAATGCAAAAGGTCTCTGTGACCGAGTAA
- a CDS encoding pyruvate dehydrogenase complex E1 component subunit beta yields MATEILMPALSPTMEEGTLAKWLVKEGDEVSSGDILAEIETDKATMEFEAVDEGTIGKILIEEGTEGVKVNTAIAVLLEEGESADDIDSAKSAPVEDKGEDAKPAQANSSDNDRETPAEGKKQPEPDTSPDWPEGTAMKQQTVREALRDAMAEEMRRDEDVFLMGEEVAEYQGAYKITQGMLDEFGPKRVIDTPITEHGFAGIGVGAAFGGLRPIVEFMTFNFAMQAMDQIINSAAKTLYMSGGQMGAPMVFRGPNGAAARVGAQHSQDYAAWFMQIPGLKVAMPYSASDYKGLMKTAIRDPNPVIFLENEILYGRSFDVPDVEDYTVPFGKARIWREGADVTIVSFGIGMTYALEAAEKLAEDGIEAEVIDLRTLRPMDTDTILKSVMKTNRCVTVEEGWPQGSVGGYISGVIMQEAFDYLDAPVITCTGKDVPMPYAANLEKHALVTTNEVIEAVRKVTYR; encoded by the coding sequence ATGGCAACCGAAATTCTCATGCCCGCCCTCAGCCCCACTATGGAAGAAGGCACGCTCGCCAAATGGTTGGTCAAGGAGGGCGACGAAGTCTCCTCTGGTGACATTCTGGCCGAGATCGAGACCGACAAAGCCACGATGGAGTTCGAAGCCGTGGACGAAGGCACCATCGGCAAGATTCTGATCGAAGAAGGCACCGAAGGCGTTAAAGTGAACACCGCCATCGCCGTTCTGCTGGAAGAAGGCGAAAGCGCGGACGACATCGACAGCGCGAAATCCGCCCCCGTCGAAGACAAGGGCGAGGACGCCAAACCGGCGCAGGCAAATTCTTCGGACAACGACCGCGAGACGCCCGCCGAGGGCAAGAAACAGCCCGAGCCCGACACCAGCCCCGACTGGCCCGAAGGTACGGCAATGAAGCAGCAGACCGTGCGCGAAGCGCTGCGCGACGCCATGGCCGAAGAAATGCGCCGCGACGAGGATGTCTTCCTCATGGGCGAGGAAGTGGCCGAATACCAAGGTGCCTATAAGATCACCCAAGGGATGCTGGACGAATTCGGCCCCAAACGCGTGATCGACACGCCGATTACCGAACATGGCTTTGCCGGGATCGGTGTTGGTGCGGCCTTTGGCGGTCTGCGCCCGATTGTTGAGTTCATGACCTTCAACTTCGCCATGCAGGCGATGGACCAGATCATCAACTCCGCGGCCAAGACGCTCTATATGTCCGGCGGCCAGATGGGCGCGCCCATGGTCTTCCGCGGCCCCAACGGTGCCGCAGCCCGCGTGGGCGCCCAGCACTCTCAGGACTACGCCGCCTGGTTCATGCAGATCCCCGGCCTCAAGGTTGCGATGCCCTATTCGGCAAGCGATTACAAAGGCCTGATGAAAACCGCGATCCGCGACCCGAACCCGGTGATCTTCCTTGAAAACGAAATCCTCTATGGCCGCAGCTTCGACGTGCCGGATGTGGAAGACTACACCGTCCCCTTCGGCAAGGCCCGCATCTGGCGCGAGGGCGCGGATGTGACCATCGTCAGCTTCGGCATCGGCATGACCTATGCGCTTGAGGCCGCCGAGAAACTGGCCGAGGACGGTATCGAGGCCGAGGTGATCGACCTGCGCACCCTGCGCCCGATGGATACCGACACGATCCTCAAATCGGTGATGAAGACAAACCGCTGCGTCACCGTCGAAGAAGGCTGGCCGCAAGGCTCGGTCGGTGGCTACATCAGCGGCGTGATCATGCAGGAGGCGTTTGACTACCTCGACGCCCCGGTCATCACCTGCACCGGCAAGGACGTTCCCATGCCCTATGCTGCCAACCTTGAAAAACACGCGCTGGTCACCACCAATGAGGTGATCGAAGCCGTGCGCAAAGTCACCTACCGGTAA
- the cysE gene encoding serine O-acetyltransferase: MAQTRRNISKVDPVWDQIQQEAEDAVRDEPLIGGFVHACILHHKSIENALSYRIAAKLSSNEMSMMVVREMVEEAYAEDPDLVAAARADLVAIYDRDPACHRLLQPILYFKGYQAVQAYRVGHYLYMKGKRDLAYFIQMRVSEIFGVDIHPAAKMGKGIMIDHAHSIVIGETAVVGDNVSMLHSVTLGGTGKEEEDRHPKIGNGVLIGAGAKVLGNITIGHCSRIAAGSVVLEAVPACKTVAGIPARIVGEAGCDQPSMSMNHLFGPDSE, encoded by the coding sequence ATGGCACAGACACGCAGAAATATCTCGAAAGTGGACCCGGTGTGGGACCAAATTCAGCAAGAAGCCGAAGATGCGGTGCGTGATGAGCCGTTGATCGGCGGCTTTGTTCATGCCTGTATCCTGCACCATAAATCCATCGAGAACGCGCTTTCCTACCGGATCGCTGCGAAACTGTCGTCGAATGAGATGTCGATGATGGTCGTGCGCGAGATGGTCGAAGAAGCCTATGCCGAAGACCCTGACCTCGTAGCCGCGGCGCGCGCTGATCTGGTGGCGATCTATGACCGCGACCCGGCCTGCCATCGGTTGCTGCAGCCGATCCTCTACTTCAAAGGCTATCAAGCAGTGCAGGCCTATCGGGTTGGCCACTACCTCTATATGAAGGGCAAGCGCGATCTGGCCTATTTCATCCAAATGCGGGTGAGCGAGATTTTTGGCGTGGATATCCACCCGGCGGCAAAGATGGGCAAGGGCATCATGATCGACCACGCGCATTCCATTGTAATCGGTGAGACGGCGGTGGTGGGCGATAACGTCTCGATGCTGCATTCTGTGACGCTTGGCGGGACCGGCAAGGAAGAAGAGGACCGTCACCCCAAGATCGGCAACGGCGTATTGATCGGCGCGGGCGCGAAGGTCTTGGGCAATATCACCATTGGCCACTGCAGCCGTATCGCCGCAGGGTCTGTGGTGCTGGAGGCGGTGCCCGCTTGCAAGACCGTCGCCGGCATCCCAGCACGGATCGTGGGCGAGGCGGGATGTGATCAGCCGTCTATGTCGATGAACCACCTTTTTGGACCCGACAGCGAATAG
- the pdhA gene encoding pyruvate dehydrogenase (acetyl-transferring) E1 component subunit alpha encodes MAARKSSKKPNVSAEELTSYYRDMLLIRRFEEKAGQLYGMGLIGGFCHLYIGQEAVVVGLEAAAEEGDKRITSYRDHGHMLACGMDPNGVMAELTGREGGYSKGKGGSMHMFSKEKHFYGGHGIVAAQVPLGAGLAFADKYKDNGRVTFTYFGDGAANQGQVYETFNMAALWKLPVIFVIENNQYAMGTSQQRSTSSAEIWERGKAFGIPGEAVDGMDVLAVKEAGQKAVAHARKDGPYILEIKTYRYRGHSMSDPAKYRTREEVQKMRDERDPIEAVRTLLLEGNHASEDDLKAIDKEIKKVVNESADFAKESPEPHLDELWTDIYATEVPQEA; translated from the coding sequence ATGGCCGCGAGGAAATCGAGCAAGAAACCCAATGTCTCTGCGGAGGAGCTGACCAGCTATTACCGCGACATGCTGCTGATCCGGCGGTTTGAAGAGAAAGCCGGGCAACTCTACGGCATGGGGCTGATCGGGGGGTTCTGCCACCTCTATATCGGACAAGAAGCGGTCGTTGTCGGCCTTGAGGCCGCCGCCGAAGAAGGCGACAAGCGCATCACCTCTTACCGCGACCACGGCCATATGCTGGCCTGCGGCATGGACCCCAACGGCGTCATGGCCGAGCTTACGGGCCGCGAAGGCGGCTATTCCAAGGGCAAGGGCGGCTCGATGCATATGTTCTCGAAAGAGAAGCATTTCTACGGCGGCCACGGTATCGTTGCAGCACAGGTGCCGCTCGGCGCGGGCCTCGCCTTTGCCGACAAATACAAAGACAACGGGCGTGTCACCTTCACCTATTTCGGCGACGGTGCAGCGAACCAGGGCCAGGTCTATGAGACCTTCAACATGGCCGCGCTCTGGAAACTGCCGGTGATCTTCGTGATCGAGAACAACCAATACGCCATGGGCACCTCGCAGCAGCGCTCGACCTCCTCTGCGGAGATCTGGGAGCGCGGCAAGGCTTTCGGCATCCCCGGCGAAGCGGTAGACGGCATGGACGTGCTGGCGGTGAAGGAGGCCGGTCAGAAGGCCGTGGCCCACGCCCGCAAAGACGGACCCTATATTCTCGAGATCAAGACCTACCGCTACCGTGGCCACTCGATGTCAGACCCTGCCAAGTACCGCACCCGCGAAGAGGTCCAGAAGATGCGCGACGAGCGCGACCCGATCGAGGCCGTGCGCACTTTGCTGCTGGAGGGCAACCACGCCAGCGAGGACGATCTCAAAGCCATCGACAAGGAGATCAAAAAGGTCGTGAACGAAAGCGCCGATTTCGCCAAGGAAAGCCCGGAGCCGCATCTCGACGAGCTCTGGACCGACATCTACGCAACCGAAGTTCCGCAGGAGGCCTGA
- a CDS encoding phosphoglycerate kinase: MGWKTLDDMDLNGKRVLLRVDINVPAEEGRVTDATRIERIVPTVNDILSRGGKVTLLAHFGRPKGKVVEEMSLRQVLPALEKALGRDVAFVPSLDAAAEAQGDLQLMENIRFYPGEEANDEGFARQLADLGDIYCNDAFSAAHRAHASTEALARLLPACAGRLMQAELSALEAALAKPERPVGAVVGGAKVSTKIALLENLVNRLDVLVIGGGMANTFLAALGADLGKSLEEPDYYDTAKDIMAQADKAGCRVILPVDGLVAREFAKGAIHEVAQLGPDASLAEDQMVLDAGPDTVALVETAFAGLRTLIWNGPMGAFEIPPFDTATVAAARAAAAKTREGTLTSVAGGGDTVAALNQAGVADDFTYISTAGGAFLEWMEGKTLPGVAALGG; encoded by the coding sequence ATGGGTTGGAAAACGCTGGACGACATGGACCTGAACGGCAAACGCGTGCTGCTGCGTGTAGACATTAACGTGCCGGCTGAGGAGGGTCGCGTCACCGATGCCACGCGGATCGAGCGGATCGTGCCCACGGTGAACGACATTCTGTCGCGCGGTGGCAAGGTGACCCTGCTGGCGCATTTCGGGCGTCCCAAGGGCAAGGTTGTCGAGGAGATGAGTCTTCGCCAAGTTTTGCCCGCGCTGGAAAAGGCACTAGGCCGCGATGTGGCTTTCGTGCCCTCGCTGGATGCCGCTGCCGAGGCGCAGGGCGATCTGCAACTTATGGAAAACATCCGTTTCTACCCCGGTGAAGAGGCCAATGACGAAGGTTTCGCCCGCCAGCTGGCCGATCTCGGCGATATCTACTGCAACGATGCCTTCTCTGCCGCCCACCGCGCCCATGCCTCAACCGAAGCGCTGGCGCGGCTGCTGCCTGCCTGCGCGGGCCGTTTGATGCAGGCGGAACTCTCGGCCCTGGAGGCGGCACTCGCCAAGCCTGAGCGCCCGGTGGGGGCCGTGGTCGGTGGGGCCAAGGTTTCGACCAAGATCGCGCTTTTGGAAAACCTCGTGAACCGGTTGGATGTCTTGGTCATTGGTGGCGGCATGGCAAACACCTTCCTCGCAGCGCTTGGTGCTGATCTGGGCAAGTCGTTGGAAGAGCCGGATTATTACGACACGGCCAAAGACATCATGGCGCAGGCCGACAAGGCGGGCTGCCGCGTGATCTTGCCCGTCGACGGTCTGGTCGCGCGTGAGTTCGCCAAAGGGGCCATCCATGAGGTGGCCCAGCTTGGCCCCGATGCCAGCCTCGCCGAAGACCAGATGGTGCTGGATGCGGGCCCCGATACGGTCGCTTTGGTCGAGACGGCCTTTGCCGGGCTGCGAACCTTGATCTGGAATGGGCCGATGGGGGCCTTTGAAATTCCGCCTTTCGATACCGCCACCGTCGCGGCGGCCCGCGCAGCAGCGGCCAAGACACGCGAAGGCACGTTGACCTCGGTCGCGGGGGGCGGTGACACGGTTGCCGCGCTGAACCAAGCAGGCGTCGCGGATGATTTCACCTATATCTCCACCGCCGGGGGCGCGTTCCTTGAGTGGATGGAAGGCAAAACCCTGCCCGGTGTCGCCGCTTTGGGCGGCTAA
- a CDS encoding septum formation initiator family protein, whose product MTRNTRPAFGTLLFFAIAFALSLYFTFAAVQGDFGLFRRTEIVAESQKLSDRLAEVRAEVARMENLTRRLSDDYLDLDLLDERARKVLGMVRTDEIVIR is encoded by the coding sequence ATGACACGCAACACCCGTCCGGCTTTCGGCACATTGCTGTTCTTCGCGATTGCTTTCGCGCTGAGCCTGTATTTCACCTTTGCTGCCGTTCAGGGCGATTTCGGCCTGTTCCGCCGGACCGAAATCGTGGCGGAGAGCCAAAAGCTGAGCGACCGTTTGGCCGAGGTCCGCGCCGAGGTGGCCCGGATGGAGAACCTCACCCGCCGCCTGTCGGACGACTACCTCGACCTTGATCTTTTGGACGAACGCGCGCGCAAGGTGCTGGGCATGGTCCGCACCGATGAGATCGTCATTCGCTAA
- a CDS encoding peptidylprolyl isomerase produces MADIKDPENTILMELKGGTVTIELMPDLAPKHVERMKELARAGKYDNVAFHRVIEGFMAQTGDVANGNMEDNFNLRAAGTGGSDMPNLPAEFSKVPHARGTIGAARSANPDSANSQFFINFKDNDFLNGQYTVYGQVISGMEHVDALTRGEPPANPDRMISVKVAADA; encoded by the coding sequence ATGGCTGATATCAAAGACCCCGAAAACACCATTCTGATGGAGCTCAAAGGCGGCACCGTCACCATCGAGTTGATGCCCGACCTTGCGCCCAAGCACGTCGAGCGCATGAAGGAACTGGCCCGCGCTGGTAAATACGACAATGTCGCCTTTCACCGCGTGATCGAAGGTTTCATGGCTCAGACGGGCGATGTGGCCAATGGCAATATGGAAGATAACTTCAACCTGCGCGCGGCTGGCACCGGCGGCTCGGACATGCCGAACCTGCCAGCAGAATTCTCCAAAGTACCGCATGCTCGCGGCACCATCGGTGCGGCGCGTTCGGCAAACCCCGACAGCGCCAACAGCCAGTTCTTCATCAACTTCAAAGACAATGACTTCCTCAACGGTCAGTACACCGTTTACGGGCAGGTCATCTCTGGCATGGAACATGTCGATGCGCTGACCCGTGGCGAGCCGCCTGCGAATCCCGACCGCATGATCTCCGTCAAGGTGGCCGCAGATGCGTAA
- a CDS encoding pyruvate dehydrogenase complex dihydrolipoamide acetyltransferase, protein MPTEILMPALSPTMEEGTLAKWLVKEGDEVSSGDILAEIETDKATMEFEAVDEGTIGKILIEEGSEGVKVNTPIAVLLEEGESAEDIDTSSAPAKEEKPQAEEAPKAEAAETPEAGYGRGATDANEAKGKGDSKAPAASKSDKGERIFASPLARRIAADKGLDLSKIDGSGPRGRIVKADVENAQPTAAKSESAAPAKDAAPVAQPAATGPSADAVAKMYEGREYEEVTLNGMRKTIAARLTEAKQTVPHFYLRRDIQIDALLSFRSDLNKQLDARGVKLSVNDFIIKACALALQSVPDANAVWAGDRILKLKPSDVAVAVAIEGGLFTPVLQDADTKSLSTLSAQMKDLATRARDRKLAPHEYQGGSFAISNLGMFGIDNFDAVINPPHGAILAVGAGVKKPIIGKDGEVTAATVMSVTLSVDHRVIDGALGAQLLNAIVENLENPMVMLA, encoded by the coding sequence ATGCCCACAGAAATTCTCATGCCCGCCCTGTCCCCCACGATGGAGGAAGGCACGCTTGCCAAATGGCTGGTCAAGGAGGGCGACGAAGTCTCCTCTGGAGACATCTTGGCTGAAATCGAGACCGACAAGGCCACGATGGAGTTCGAAGCCGTCGACGAAGGCACCATCGGCAAAATCCTGATTGAGGAAGGCAGCGAGGGCGTGAAGGTGAACACACCAATCGCCGTTCTGCTTGAAGAAGGCGAAAGCGCGGAGGATATCGATACATCCTCCGCCCCGGCCAAAGAAGAGAAGCCTCAGGCCGAGGAAGCGCCCAAAGCCGAAGCGGCCGAGACGCCCGAGGCTGGCTATGGCCGCGGTGCTACGGATGCGAATGAGGCGAAGGGCAAAGGCGACAGCAAAGCCCCCGCCGCGTCGAAAAGCGACAAGGGTGAGCGCATCTTCGCCTCCCCCCTTGCCCGCCGGATCGCCGCCGACAAGGGTTTGGACCTGTCGAAGATTGATGGCAGTGGCCCGCGCGGTCGGATCGTCAAAGCGGATGTCGAGAATGCCCAGCCGACTGCGGCGAAATCCGAAAGCGCCGCACCTGCCAAAGATGCCGCCCCGGTCGCCCAACCCGCTGCCACCGGCCCCTCTGCCGATGCAGTCGCCAAGATGTACGAAGGCCGCGAGTACGAGGAAGTCACCCTCAATGGCATGCGCAAGACCATAGCCGCGCGCCTCACCGAGGCCAAGCAGACGGTCCCGCATTTCTACCTGCGCCGCGACATCCAGATCGACGCGCTGCTTTCCTTCCGCAGCGATCTGAACAAGCAACTCGACGCGCGCGGTGTGAAGCTGTCGGTCAACGACTTCATTATCAAAGCCTGCGCGCTGGCCCTGCAATCGGTGCCGGATGCCAATGCTGTCTGGGCTGGTGATCGGATCCTCAAGCTGAAGCCTTCGGATGTGGCTGTGGCCGTGGCGATTGAAGGCGGGCTTTTCACGCCAGTCCTACAGGACGCCGACACCAAGTCGCTCTCGACCCTCTCGGCGCAGATGAAAGACCTCGCCACCCGCGCACGGGATCGGAAACTTGCGCCGCATGAGTATCAGGGCGGCAGCTTTGCAATTTCCAACCTCGGCATGTTCGGGATCGACAACTTTGACGCGGTGATAAACCCGCCGCATGGGGCGATCCTTGCTGTCGGTGCTGGTGTGAAAAAGCCGATCATCGGGAAGGATGGCGAGGTAACCGCGGCCACCGTGATGTCGGTCACCCTCTCGGTCGATCACCGCGTGATCGATGGGGCGCTCGGTGCGCAGTTGCTGAATGCCATCGTCGAGAACCTAGAAAACCCAATGGTGATGCTGGCCTAA